One genomic segment of Panicum virgatum strain AP13 chromosome 2N, P.virgatum_v5, whole genome shotgun sequence includes these proteins:
- the LOC120662930 gene encoding protein FAR1-RELATED SEQUENCE 5-like has translation MPDEISADYMGASQAIPPMADEPNYMESDSPQTEATQVENCTEDRIPKVGMKFCTEEEAYQFYNAYARDKGFSIRRSSSHNVKNSTTIKNRTFCCSREGVRRPDKREESSSYSRPETRCMCQARMKISLTDGLYCIYEFEPEHNHILASSSQVHHLRSQRKITEAQLASVENAKAVGISNKATFDLMAKEAGGVENLGFTREDMKNKLYSKRSLQTNYGDTGGVLEYLEKKTSEDGKFFYSIQVDEDDLITNIFWTDSKMVADYELFGDVVCFDTTYRKLNDGRPFGLLVGVNNHKKTTIFGAALLYDETAESFVWLFNTFLTAMSGKKPKTILTDEDAAMAKAIKIVLPETHHRICVWHMNQNACKHLAGVVEDYKKFNKDFQNCIYDQEEEEEFINTWNNLLDKYKLQNNEWLQRLFDKREKWALAYGRNTFSADMVSTQRSESMNNELKGYISVKYDILTFFEHFERLVADKRNEEVKCDFKATQSTPKLKSELRILRHAARIYTPTIFKVFQEQVMQTLNCDLFYCGESNAEKEYKVKVYGRRNEHVVKFSALEVEVKCSCKKYEFVGILCCHALKILDINNIKKIPEHYILNRWTIDAKVVHIKSNSETHEDPKTKLSKRRQELCRMYIHLANRAAESDETYLMAVNNAQKLAEDVEKSLKIRPDSDVGTSSHPEGSHSSIA, from the exons ATGCCTGACGAGATCAGTGCCGACTACATGGGGGCATCTCAGGCGATCCCGCCAATGGCTGACGAGCCTAACTACATGGAGTCCGATTCTCCACAG ACCGAAGCTACTCAAGTAGAAAATTGTACAGAAGACAGGATACCTAAGGTTGGTATGAAATTCTGCACTGAAGAAGAGGCATACCAATTTTACAATGCCTATGCTCGAGACAAGGGTTTTAGTATTCGAAGGAGCAGTTCACATAATGTGAAAAACAGCACCACCATAAAGAATAGAACCTTCTGTTGTTCTCGTGAAG GTGTTCGGCGTCCTGATAAAAGAGAAGAATCTTCCAGCTATAGTAGACCAGAGACACGATGTATGTGTCAAGCTCGCATGAAGATAAGTCTCACAGATGGATTGTACTGCATCTATGAGTTTGAGCCTGAACATAATCATATTCTTGCTAGTAGCAGTCAAGTTCATCATTTAAGATCTCAAAGAAAAATAACAGAAGCACAACTCGCGAGTGTAGAAAATGCTAAAGCAGTCGGCATTTCAAATAAAGCTACCTTTGATCTCATGGCAAAAGAAGCAGGTGGAGTTGAGAATCTTGGATTTACTCGTGAAGATATGAAGAATAAATTGTATTCAAAGAGATCACTACAGACAAACTATGGGGACACAGGAGGAGTATTGGAATATCTAGAGAAAAAAACATCAGAGGATGGGAAGTTTTTCTATTCCATTCAGGTTGATGAGGATGACTTGATAACAAATATTTTTTGGACAGATTCTAAAATGGTTGCAGACTATGAACTTTTTGGTGATGTTGTTTGCTTTGACACAACATACAGAAAATTAAATGATGGACGTCCATTTGGTTTGCTAGTTGGAGTGAATAATCACAAGAAGACAACAATTTTTGGTGCTGCACTTTTGTATGATGAAACTGCAGAGAGTTTTGTTTGGCTTTTCAACACATTTTTAACTGCTATGTCAGGGAAAAAGCCAAAAACTATTTTAACCGATGAAGATGCAGCCATGGCAAAAGCAATCAAGATAGTACTACCAGAGACTCATCACAGAATTTGTGTTTGGCATATGAACCAGAATGCTTGCAAGCATCTTGCTGGAGTTGTGGAGGACTATAAGAAGTTCAATAAAGATTTTCAAAACTGTATTTATgatcaagaggaggaggaggaatttATAAATACATGGAACAATTTGCTAGACAAGTATAAGCTACAAAACAATGAATGGCTGCAAAGATTATTTGATAAAAGGGAGAAATGGGCCTTAGCGTATGGAAGAAATACCTTTTCTGCTGATATGGTTAGCACTCAAAGAAGTGAAAGCATGAACAATGAGTTGAAGGGGTACATTAGTGTCAAATATGACATACTTACCTTTTTCGAGCACTTTGAAAGGTTGGTGGCAGATAAAAGAAATGAGGAGGTAAAATGTGATTTCAAGGCAACACAAAGTACACCTAAGTTGAAATCTGAGTTGAGAATACTAAGGCATGCAGCAAGAATTTATACTCCAACCATATTTAAGGTATTCCAAGAGCAAGTGATGCAAACACTGAATTGTGATCTGTTCTATTGTGGTGAAAGTAATGCTGAAAAGGAGTACAAAGTAAAGGTTTATGGTAGGAGGAATGAACATGTCGTGAAGTTTTCTGCATTGGAAGTTGAAGTAAAGTGTAGCTGCAAAAAGTATGAATTTGTTGGAATCTTATGCTGTCATGCGTTGAAGATACTTGATATCAACAATATCAAAAAAATTCCTGAACATTACATACTAAATAGATGgacaattgatgcaaaagtagTTCATATAAAGAGCAATTCTGAGACACATGAAGATCCCAAAACAAAGTTATCAAAACGCAGACAGGAGTTATGCAGGATGTACATTCATTTAGCTAATCGAGCTGCAGAATCTGATGAAACGTACTTAATGGCTGTGAATAATGCGCAAAAATTAGCAGAAGATGTGGAGAAAAGCCTAAAAATAAGACCTGATTCAGATGTTGGTACCTCATCTCATCCCGAAGGTTCGCACTCCAGTATAGCCTGA